In the genome of Nonlabens agnitus, the window CAGCCATTATAAAAGCGTGGTGCATCGCGGCACTTGGTTGGATATTTCGTTGAAGTATCCACCATATAATAAGAGCATCTCGCTGGTCAAGAAATTCCTTAAGTGGATTTAGTCAAACACACTACTTAAAGCATCTTTTCAGGATGAAATTAAAAGGTTAAGTTGATGTTATTTCGCTTTCGCGAAAGCGAACTTCTATTATCTTTAAAAGAAAAAACTATGATTAAGGAAGGAACTAAAGTAAAATGGGAATGGGGTAACGGTACTGCAGAAGGTACGGTGGAATCTACATTTACCAAAAAAGTGACTAGAACCATTGAGGGAAATGAAGTGACTAGAGACGGTGAGGAAGGAAATAAGGCCTTTATATCAAACAAGAAGACGGTAGCGCCGTTCTTAAACTAGAAAGTGAAGTAGAACGCGCCGATTAATAAATCTCAATTATGATT includes:
- a CDS encoding hypervirulence associated TUDOR domain-containing protein, with the protein product MIKEGTKVKWEWGNGTAEGTVESTFTKKVTRTIEGNEVTRDGEEGNKAFISNKKTVAPFLN